GTCCAGGTCGGCACCATCGGCCTGATCAACGCCATCGACCGGTTCGACCCCGAACGCGGGGTCCAGTTCCCCACCTTCGCGATGCCGACCGTCGTCGGTGAGATCAAGCGGTACTTCCGGGACAACGTACGCACCGTCCACGTGCCGCGACGGCTCCACGAGCTCTGGGTCCAGGTCACCGGCGCCACCGAGGACCTGACGACCGCTCACGGCCGCTCGCCCACCACCGGGGAGATCGCCGAACGGCTGAAGATCTCCGAGGACGAGGTGCTCGCCTGCATCGAGGCCGGCCGCTCGTACCACGCGACCTCGCTCGAAGCCGCCCAGGAGGGTGACGGGCTGCCCGGCCTGCTGGACCGGCTCGGCTACGAGGACCCCGCCCTGGCCGGCGTCGAACACCGCGACCTGGTCCGGCATCTGCTCGTACAGCTGCCCGAACGCGAACAGCGGATCCTGATGCTCCGGTACTACAGCAATCTGACGCAGTCCCAGATCAGTGCCGAACTGGGAGTCTCCCAGATGCATGTGTCAAGGCTCCTGGCCCGAAGTTTCGCCCGACTTCGATCCGCAAACAGGATCGAGGCGTAACCGGAACGGGTAGACCGGTCCTGGGGCGTTTCCCGTGGACCAAAAGCCGTACACCCCTTGTTAACTGGGCAGACTCCCCCGGAACTTGTCGACAAGTCACTACAGCGTGTTGCCGACATGTGACATTCTGCGGGAACCGCGTTTGCCGCAGCCTCCCCTCCGGTATTCAGGTGGAGGCTGCGTTCCTCCGATGGTCGTGGCCACCGCGACCGTCCGCGACCTCAAGGGGGTGGCATGTCCGCAGAACAGGGCAGCTCGAAGGTGCTCACGCTCACCAAGAGCGCACCAGCACCCGTTGTGCTCACCAGCTCGCCGGAAGCCATCGACACCCGTACGCTGTCCCGCTCCCTGTTCCTGCGGCTCGCCGCACTGGGCCCCGCACCGGGCCCCGACGGAACGGACACTCCGGAGCGTGCCTATGTGCGGGACACACTCATCGAGCTCAACCTGCCGCTGGTGCGTTATGCCGCGGCCCGGTTCCGCAGCCGCAACGAACCCATGGAGGACATCGTCCAGGTCGGCACGATCGGCCTGATCAAGGCGATCGACCGGTTCGACTGCGAACGCGGCGTGGAGTTCCCGACGTTCGCGATGCCCACCGTCGTCGGCGAGATCAAGCGCTTCTTCCGCGACACCTCGTGGTCGGTGCGGGTGCCGCGCCGGCTCCAGGAACTGCGCCTCGCCCTCACCAAGACCAGCGACGAGCTCGCCCAGAAGCTCGACCGTTCGCCGACCGTTCCGGAGCTGGCCAAGGCGCTCGGGGTCTCCGAGGAGGACGTCGTCGACGGCCTGGCCGTCGGCAACGCCTACACCGCCTCCTCCCTGGACTCACCCTCGCCCGAGGACGACGGCGGCGAGGGCTCACTCGCCGACCGGCTGGGATACGAGGACGCGGCCCTGGAGGGCGTCGAGTACCGCGAGTCGCTCAAGCCGCTGCTGGCCAAACTCGCCCCGCGCGAACGCCAGATCATCATGCTGCGGTTCTTCGCCAACATGACCCAGTCGCAGATCGGCGAGGAGGTCGGCATCTCGCAGATGCACGTCTCACGGCTGCTGACCCGCACGCTCGCCCAGCTCAGGGAAGGGCTCATCGCCGACTGACCGGGAACCCCGATCCCGGGGGTTCCGATTTGACGACCCGTCAGACACACTGTCGCGATGCGACGTCAGACATTCGGCCGGCCCGGCCGCCGGGGCACAGCGATCGCCGCCTCGGCGGCCGTGCTGTGTCTGGGCGGGGCACTGGCAGGCTGCGGCGACCAGATGGGCGGCGACGACGGCTACACGGCGGTCGGGGCGGCCGCGGCAGGGCCCGGGAAGGCACCCTCGGGGGCGGTGGCGCCCTCGGGGAAGGTCACGCTGGTGCCGCTGGACGGCGCCGGGGACGGAGGCGGGGGCGGCAAGGACCGCTCCGGCGCCTCACCCTCCCCGGGGTCCTCGGACGCGACGGACGGCACGGGCGCCGACGGTACGGGGAACGCGGGCGGCTCCGATGGCTCCGGCCCGGACACCGCGCGGCCCGGCGCG
This genomic interval from Streptomyces sp. NBC_00464 contains the following:
- a CDS encoding RNA polymerase sigma factor SigF yields the protein MQEPQTIQTETPDDTVPAGRTRGADTRALTQVLFGRLQGLEPGTAEHGRVRAALIEANLPLVRYAAARFRSRNEPMEDVVQVGTIGLINAIDRFDPERGVQFPTFAMPTVVGEIKRYFRDNVRTVHVPRRLHELWVQVTGATEDLTTAHGRSPTTGEIAERLKISEDEVLACIEAGRSYHATSLEAAQEGDGLPGLLDRLGYEDPALAGVEHRDLVRHLLVQLPEREQRILMLRYYSNLTQSQISAELGVSQMHVSRLLARSFARLRSANRIEA
- a CDS encoding RNA polymerase sigma factor SigF, which codes for MSAEQGSSKVLTLTKSAPAPVVLTSSPEAIDTRTLSRSLFLRLAALGPAPGPDGTDTPERAYVRDTLIELNLPLVRYAAARFRSRNEPMEDIVQVGTIGLIKAIDRFDCERGVEFPTFAMPTVVGEIKRFFRDTSWSVRVPRRLQELRLALTKTSDELAQKLDRSPTVPELAKALGVSEEDVVDGLAVGNAYTASSLDSPSPEDDGGEGSLADRLGYEDAALEGVEYRESLKPLLAKLAPRERQIIMLRFFANMTQSQIGEEVGISQMHVSRLLTRTLAQLREGLIAD